The Echeneis naucrates chromosome 8, fEcheNa1.1, whole genome shotgun sequence genome has a window encoding:
- the LOC115047336 gene encoding uncharacterized protein LOC115047336 isoform X1 gives MAEVRSLLQRYDPALLDPCGDPDPDQPDSAETARMLLHLTEGRRVQKVLWRQLFVLDSMMSLLEGLDSAQQLLIQLSPPQPEGGARGRWKALKVKSKSEMEETEALLTSLQDRIQQIHDRRHTLTQLVQQLHSKKQQCEQLEESLLKAQKAVQSCNRQLDQLREESEVALRQMISWQQLRDQLQVCLCTVQDIMQIKLLSFNQSELCVELRPRLTSDHSSNELEPLKLSVTWGLDDHFSLQVGEGTAGLVEDCMSGRRSELSDALLEVKQRYVGQAELLSEIQALRSSFAIDWRPAQRLLIYLKSALLVCHLEVEEGYPSGGRARLLSVRRDGQPVDTSGLKPHRPDLRLTDWLVLLCSSPLI, from the exons ATGGCTGAAGTTCGATC CTTGTTGCAGCGCTATGATCCGGCTCTGTTGGATCCCTGTGGAGACCCGGACCCCGATCAGCCGGACTCTGCTGAGACAGCCAGGATGCTCCTCCACCTGACG GAGGGTCGACGTGTTCAAAAGGTTTTATGGCGTCAGCTGTTTGTTCTAGACTCCATGATGTCGCTCCTGGAGGGTCTAGACTCCGCCCAGCAACTGCTGATACAACTCAGCCCCCCCCAGCCcg AGGGTGGAGCTCGAGGCAGGTGGAAAGCTCTGAAGGTGAAGAGCAAgtcagagatggaggagacagaggCTCTGCTCACGTCGCTGCAGGACAGAATCCAACAGATCCATGACagaagacacacactcacacagttgGTCCAACAGCTGCACAGCAAG AAGCAGCAATGTGAACAGCTGGAGGAATCTCTGCTGAAGGCCCAGAAGGCAGTGCAGTCTTGTAATCGCCAATTGGACCAACTGAGGGAGGAGTCAGAGGTGGCACTCCGTCAGATGATCAGCTGGCAGCAACTCAGAGATCA ACTGCAGGTTTGCCTGTGCACAGTACAGGACATCATGCAGATCAAGCTTCTGTCCTTCAACCAATCAGAGCTATGTGTTGAGCTCAGGCCACGCCTAACCTCTGATCATTCATCCAATGAATTGGAGCCACTGAAGTTGTCAGTCACATGGGGCCTTGATGACCACTTCAGTCTGCAG GTGGGCGAGGGGACAGCTGGTCTGGTGGAAGACTGTATGTCGGGCAGACGGTCGGAGCTGAGTGATGCCCTGCTGGAGGTGAAGCAGCGTTACGTGGGCCAAGCTGAGCTGCTCTCAGAGATTCAGGCTCTGAGGTCCAG TTTTGCCATCGACTGGCGTCCTGCTCAGCGGCTGCTGATCTACCTGAAGTCGGCGTTGTTGGTGTGTCacctggaggtggaggaggggtaCCCGAGTGGTGGACGAGCTCGTCTGCTGTCGGTCCGCAGGGACGGACAACCTGTGGACACATCTGGATTGAAG CCTCACAGACCTGACCTGAGGCTGACAGACTGGTTGGttcttctctgcagcagcccGCTCATCTGA
- the LOC115047336 gene encoding uncharacterized protein LOC115047336 isoform X2, which translates to MLLHLTEGRRVQKVLWRQLFVLDSMMSLLEGLDSAQQLLIQLSPPQPEGGARGRWKALKVKSKSEMEETEALLTSLQDRIQQIHDRRHTLTQLVQQLHSKKQQCEQLEESLLKAQKAVQSCNRQLDQLREESEVALRQMISWQQLRDQLQVCLCTVQDIMQIKLLSFNQSELCVELRPRLTSDHSSNELEPLKLSVTWGLDDHFSLQVGEGTAGLVEDCMSGRRSELSDALLEVKQRYVGQAELLSEIQALRSSFAIDWRPAQRLLIYLKSALLVCHLEVEEGYPSGGRARLLSVRRDGQPVDTSGLKPHRPDLRLTDWLVLLCSSPLI; encoded by the exons ATGCTCCTCCACCTGACG GAGGGTCGACGTGTTCAAAAGGTTTTATGGCGTCAGCTGTTTGTTCTAGACTCCATGATGTCGCTCCTGGAGGGTCTAGACTCCGCCCAGCAACTGCTGATACAACTCAGCCCCCCCCAGCCcg AGGGTGGAGCTCGAGGCAGGTGGAAAGCTCTGAAGGTGAAGAGCAAgtcagagatggaggagacagaggCTCTGCTCACGTCGCTGCAGGACAGAATCCAACAGATCCATGACagaagacacacactcacacagttgGTCCAACAGCTGCACAGCAAG AAGCAGCAATGTGAACAGCTGGAGGAATCTCTGCTGAAGGCCCAGAAGGCAGTGCAGTCTTGTAATCGCCAATTGGACCAACTGAGGGAGGAGTCAGAGGTGGCACTCCGTCAGATGATCAGCTGGCAGCAACTCAGAGATCA ACTGCAGGTTTGCCTGTGCACAGTACAGGACATCATGCAGATCAAGCTTCTGTCCTTCAACCAATCAGAGCTATGTGTTGAGCTCAGGCCACGCCTAACCTCTGATCATTCATCCAATGAATTGGAGCCACTGAAGTTGTCAGTCACATGGGGCCTTGATGACCACTTCAGTCTGCAG GTGGGCGAGGGGACAGCTGGTCTGGTGGAAGACTGTATGTCGGGCAGACGGTCGGAGCTGAGTGATGCCCTGCTGGAGGTGAAGCAGCGTTACGTGGGCCAAGCTGAGCTGCTCTCAGAGATTCAGGCTCTGAGGTCCAG TTTTGCCATCGACTGGCGTCCTGCTCAGCGGCTGCTGATCTACCTGAAGTCGGCGTTGTTGGTGTGTCacctggaggtggaggaggggtaCCCGAGTGGTGGACGAGCTCGTCTGCTGTCGGTCCGCAGGGACGGACAACCTGTGGACACATCTGGATTGAAG CCTCACAGACCTGACCTGAGGCTGACAGACTGGTTGGttcttctctgcagcagcccGCTCATCTGA